CCAACAGAAAGAAATTGATACTTTGAaaagtaatattgttaatcTACATGATAAGATACAAttgttggaaaataatatacaaacaagtAATAAGTCTTTATTAAATTGCGAAAATCGTATGTCGGAGCTATTTAATAACTGTGCTGAAACTAGTACAGCAATCGCTATCCAGGGGCTTGACGTGGCTCAATTAAAAGCTGAAGTAAATCGTATAACtggaatatttgatgaaaattcatTACCGAATCATGGAACATATATTTCAGATTTAAACTCACGTTTAGAGATCATTGAAggcaaaaaaattaagaaaacttaattttatttaatatacttactaattaGTTGGTTAAATATATGAGAAATTGAAGTATAATTTCAGTCGACCTGTATACCCCATTGTGTGCGGTAGTCCTCTGTcagtgatataaatatttacaataatttaataaaacctgTAATTATGTCGTCGGCTATCGTAGACATGCATTGCGTTCttggaacaaaaaataaatattttattaaagaaatgtCTATAGTCGACACAGCAACGTGGGCAACTCAacattggatttttaaaaattcaaaaactatgcAAGACAACAAGAGTGAAAAAACTAACAAGTGGCTGGAACATAACTATCATAAACTAACTATAGAATATGGTGATGTTGAGTATGAAGAATTAAGTAGAATATTGAACTCATTAAAATTCACCTGCATTTATGTCAAAGGCGAACAGAAAAAACAGATGCTCGCAGAATTTATACCTCAAGTCGCAATAATCAACATCGAAGACCTTGGATGTCCACGTTTGGATCAAATATGCGATGAAGAAACCTTACCTtgctgtatttttcatatggaatttaatccaaaacaatgtacattctataaagtatttgctataaggaaatggtttataaataattcttaaagatttttgtatacattttatttaataaacataataatattttaacattgttttttattttatttatacatttataagattttttaattaaatatattggcaAAAACATGGTTATACCTTAAACAAttatacaggaaaaaaaaaatattacaagaaaACATTGTAAACTATCTTACATATCTAGCAAAAGCATACTGATACGGTATagagtatttacaaattatacaatataaaaattatacatttacatacaaagtatacattataaaggtgttaatactacaaatttatacactaatctaatattttacaaaaatatttacaaattacacaataatctattatcaagtatttacattatataacaattaataggataatatttacaagttatttacaataatcaatatataacaaaacaataaaactatataacaaaaaaataagtaaagtttctgaaataaaactatttagttGTGTAACAAAGAAGCTCCCTCATAAACTCTTTATCCAGTTTACTCAATCGTCGCCCTCTGTCATCTACCTCATAGTGCCACGAGTTCAGGCCATTCATCCTCGGGTTCATCttccctataaaatataaaagtaaaatcattacaataatttaaaaatatataaatgtattaactcaCTCTATACTATAATGTCCATGTgctaatgtatgtattttatcctCTAGCACCACCCTCTTGTCATCATAGCTGTTATACGttaatttctttgtttttatcgtCATCAGTTGGTGGTTGAATGATCTTATCGACACATTCTCTGTATATAATTCCAATCCATCTTCTTCAAACAAACACTTCCTATGATCTTCAAGAGTCATGTGGTTTTTAACCACATGACCTCTTATCCCCTTCGCTTTGATTTTTTCACCACCAACTCTTTCCTCCGGTCCGGCATACACATTGAAAGCATATGACTTGGCTCTCAATCCACAGAATTCAGTAATTATATCACCATCCACTTCATCAGAAAAGTATCCTGGGGACTTCTTTCTTTCTATCACATAGCACGGATGGTCACTGGGTAGGTTACCAGTATCCATCCGGTCCAACAAGCTACTGTTAGCCGCCAAGTCTTTGTAGAAGTCATCCGTTTGAATGTGATACACTAGTGAATCTAGAAAaagaatgatattaaattaatataatatatacatgagattattttaattatatttacctgtGTCAGTATACATAAGAGTTAATCTAGGGCCATAGTGTTTCTTCATTACATTGTAATGATAGTCATACATCATTGTTTTTGATATGTCTAGTACTGCAAatcctgaaaaataataaaatgtgttaatagATGTATGATAAAAGtggtaaaaagtatatttaccaatatatataggtttatcgaatctaataattgtattctcTAAAGCGACAGCGTTTAGGTTTTCATTATAATTGGTACAGTGTTTGAATGTACACTTGTTAATCAGTTTCTGCAACCTCCTCTCACACGACACCAACTCCATCTTCATCTCTTTCCTCTTCGATTGCATTGTTTtacctgtaaaaataaaaatattaataaaaatataataaatagtataaagtaaCATACCAAATACAGCATTGTTCATCAGCTTAAAAAAGTCTTTCTCAAAATCGTTCTTAGCCTTCTTCCTCATCTCTGtgtttaacttaatatatttagccAACCAATCCGACTGGCTAAACTGAATAACTctgtgtacctataaaaaataagagaaatgttaaaaatctgcttaaaatcttataaaatataaatatttactttttcaacTATCAAACCATTCTTAATGGCCTGCTGTAGGTTCCTATAATGTATGATGTAATTCTCCTTTTTCTCAAATGTCGCCATCAACTTCCTCACCTTCGACCCTCGAGGCACGCTGTTTTGCGGCAGGAAAGGCAGGTCGTTATGCTTATCATGTAATTTTTGTGGGTATGTTACATCCACCTCATACACTCGCCCTATGGGTGATGTGTCGTTCAAATCATCAAGTCCGTTTAATGTAGGTTCGATCCAGTTGAACCCACCGTACGGCATGTATTGGGACATTGCCCACCCGTACAAGttgttacctataaaaaaacttaataagtatgaaaatattattaagttttgaaaaaatatacttacagtCCTGATACACTATCCACGATTTCTCTTTTGTCTCATCATACCCCGGGGTCTTTGCATTATTCGCCTTCGCATATCGTTTGCTCGCTTGAACCAATCCACcacgtatacctataaaaataaataagattattatatattatatacacatttaaaaataatatactaaccaTTCTCGAACATCAACAACATGTCGTAATCGTCCAGCAACTGCAGCTTTTGCCCCGTGAACTTAAGCATCGCATCGAAACTAAGTCCAGGGGCGGTGAAATAATGGGCGGCGTCCAGGTTGTATGCCCTCATGCACACGTCGCGGAAGTTTTCGAACACATCAGCCAACAGCAATACATCGATTTTGAGATACAGGTCTGAATACTCGCCCAACGTCGTACAGCCAAAGTGGTCCCAAACCAACTTCGCGTGCTCAAAGTCTTCCTCCTTAATCCCGGTCTCTGTCAACGTACTATAAAATTCTCTCTTCCTCGGTAACCTCGTCTCCTCCAGCCGCTCCCAACTATCTGTGTACTCGTACGGGTACACCCCCTTACGAGTCACGAGCGGCATATCTCCGGCGACAAAATGTTTGGCTGTCTCACGGAAGTTCTCATGTTCGGGTGTAACTAAATTTTCGGCCGGGGACGACAGACTCGACGCCATGAACCGGAACGTGTCGATAAACCGAACAGTGAAGgtactacttatatatttcGAGAAAGATATAAATTTCTCCTCACTGTTCGGTATAACGTTGATCGCCTGTGTATCATACCCAAGTTCAGTGATTATGAAGTGCGAGTCGTAGTTTGAGAGATTATGAAAAAAGACAGGGACAAATTTAGGCTGTTGTAACTCTAAATTACACCTAGAGCACAAGGTCTGCCTAAATTTACCCGTTAAATGATCATGATCCCTAACCTTACCGCCCCCGGctaatatgcatttgcataagTTACACGCATTACACTCTTTATGTGTTTTTTCTTCGTCCTCAGTCATGGTTATAGGTATATTCGTCTTCATCAGACCTTCAATTTTCCGGGCCACATCAACTATCGTCTCCACAAAATGTCTCGCCACGTCTGTCCTGTTTTCGCTCCCTCTATGTTTTACCGGCCCCGCCGGTATCTCGTGTTGAACCAATAATTCCGCCGGTACGTCATCGCTCGCCttcacaaaaaatgtataactcatCGGCTcatgattttgaataattgttgtGTTCCCCCCTTTTTTCTCCTCCGCCTTCGTCAAGATCGCCTCGAAATCCGCGTAAATGACAAACGGGTGCCTAACCGTGTTTTTCCACGCCCTGAATTCAACACAATCACCCTCCTTCGGCATCTCCGGTAAAATTGGCTTGTGCGCCCCACAAATCAATTTATGTTGGTCCAGGGCCTCCTGTCCGCTCAACTTGTATTTATGCCGCCTGTCATCGAATGATGTGAAACACCTCTTGCAAAACACTACTCCCCCATTGTGTCTCGTTTTCTGCGCACGTATGAGCCGTGAAAAATTCGAAATGTAAACATAGTGCGAGTTATTTTCGCCGTCCGTCACCAACAACAGGTCGAAATGATCCTTTTTTTCTTCGTCGACCACACGTAACGGATACACTTCGTACGTTGGGTACTTACGGGGTGCCTGGAATTTTTTGTCGAGGCCGTATACATTTATAgagacgttattattatttttttcaaatttggtgATGTCTGATAGTGGTGTCGGGAACGATATaccgttaaaattataatttttctcatgctttttataattttctccgacacaatatttatatctatcaGATAAATTTTCGGCTACAAGCCTCGCCAAAATCGCCCACTTGAAGCACTCCTGATCCGTGTTTTGTGGGTTGATGGTCCCCCGTTTTCTATCTATATATTCGGGTAGTTGAATATACGACGAGCCGCCCATCGGTGTATATTTATACACGGCCAACAACAGCCCATCGATCGACTCCAGTGTAAATCCACTACCCCTCCCGATGTAATCATCTTTCTCCTGAACCAACTTCATATACGCTCTCTCTACAATAGTTCTTATATCGCTGTCAGGGTAAATTTCTGTCGCCACTGTTTTAAATGCCCGGTTCTCCGACGAATTGGGGACGTTGGGCCGGTTGTACGTAGCTTCGAGCTTCAGGTTGAATTTAATAGTATGTTTTTGTACGGAGGTCTTTAATAAAATGACTAGTTCAGGCATGAGGGGTCGGATAAAGTCGGAATAAATCGTTGTATTGCCGATATTTTTAGCATAGTACCAAACTATTTTTCTATTTGCGGACGACAAAATTTCTACAAACCCTGGAGCCTTAACGAGATTCAACCTAACCCTTTTAACGTTAGCAGCCGAGGCGGTATTGGCCGTAGAAACGCGTTTACCGTTGACGGTAACGGTGTaagaatctttaaaaataaaaaaaacctaatattaatatctaataaaattaataccgtATCTATTAGAAATCTAATTAACCTCACGaatcttaaaaaatagaaaaaaaatctactgaTATAACtacaaagttataaaaatgttgatatataataaaaatcgcgttgaaaaaattaaatctaccaAACGATCTGACAACCGGTGCAATGCCggaatactccaactattaCCCCATAGGATGCGACGAGTGAATTGATCGATACAATGCCggaatactccaactattataccattgatcGCTTCACAGACCActtgataagtttaaaataaaaatatagaatttatatttaaaatttataataaatctaagtaATTGATTAAGTGTTGTACgataattttctgaattttaaaaatctgttgaaaaaattaaatctatcaAACGATCTGACAACCGGTGCAATGCCggaatactccaactattaCCCCATAGGATGCGACGAGTGAATTGATCGATACAATGCCggaatactccaactattaTACCATTAATCGCTTCACAGACCActtgataagtttaaaataaaaatatagaatttatatttaaaatttataataaatctaagtaATTGATTAAGTGTTGTACgataattttctgaattttaaaaatctgttgaaaaaattaaatctatcaAACGATCTGACAACCGGTGCAATGCCggaatactccaactattaCCCCATAGGATGCGACGAGTGAATTGATCGATACAATGCCggaatactccaactattataccattgattattatATCCTATTATACCCTTCACAGACCActtgataagtttaaaataaaaaatatagaatttatatttaaaatttataataaatctaagtaATTGATTAAGTGTTGTACGATAATTTgctgaattttaaaaatctattttacgataattatttattgtccaAATATCCATTTAGTAAAAGCTACACTTTTTTTTCGGTTTGTCATTTTATAAGCTTCGACGTAAAGTTTTGGTTCAGAGTAATAACGTTGAGATCTAAGTACCCTTGTAAATAGTACATCGTTTTGGTCTACTGAATTTCCacaaatattgacaatatcATCTTCGAGCACTAAATATTCCCTGTATAAacctataacaaataaaaatataatttataattatttataataatagctacACAACCGCGACATTAATGACATTAACCTTtaccttttttataaatatatgtgtgtactaaaaaaatttcattttcgaaaatgaaTTGATATACcggatacattttttcaaatcgaAAATGTGTATAGTGAAACAAACTAGAGACCAAAGACGTACTGAATacgttttattttcaacaagtgtgtttatataacaatataacaataaagaaGGAAACGGGTATTATTCTCAGCGCACCAATGAAAAACATAtttctcctttttttttttaagtttcaatCGACTAGGCGGTACTTATTTGTAGTGCATTCAAGACAGCTGGTAATTACTTACAATAACATGTTATAtgatagtacatattattatatataaattattgttatgtcctgcattttctttttcaacaacaataacattataataacgttaaatagtaaattttgaataaagtatctagtttttttgtgtgtattaaattataattctgtaACATTACAGTaacgtacttattatattttgataaatatattgattttataataatttgtgtgtaatattttatctttctgTCTGTGTATATGAAATAATGCTTAAATTTTCGACTTGAAAATGAAAtgagaaatattgaattagaaATTGAGTTTTGTACATAGGAGTAGTGTACGCacaaaatgcacaaaaaaataaataatgtatagaaattattagctgtgagcataggtattataaatgaaatagaaaaaaaccaatatctaaTCAGAGACAGCAGTAACGaaattgaaataagttatacattatgtaaagtgTAGTGTTTATGGTAAGTATGTAGTATAAAGTAAGTGTAACATGAGCgagtaagttaattgtaagttagTGATTAGTTAAAAATGAGTTGTGACAATGCAAATAGTGTACCTAGTGTATAACACCAACGTTTTGTCATACATTGAAGCGTAATGACGCTAGTATATGTAATTGCTGACCAACAATTATTGGGATAGAGAACCAGCACTTGACATCAATCAGAAACTTATGtagcatagtatatattaaaaagcagtGTATGTAAAGAATTTTCCGTGTACCTACCAAGTATATGAATACTTTTAAGAGAAATTAATCTGTATCCGTAActgaaaatgaacaaaataaaattaacttttaatttgtgactgaacattgttaatatatttaggaaataatgtgttgtgattgcgaataagaatttatctttttctagttacttattaaagtaagtatttgtaactaattgaaaatgtatgaatgcaaacaaagtaaaaaatacacaaccaaaatgtatacctagtttaagtaggcaggtaaatctacactgtgataaggttaatcaaatagtgtaattaattataacaattggtAATTGGAATAATGACATGCGTACTTGCTAGCCGATTTTGAGAAACTAAATGTCAATGTGAACATGATTTGTCTATAGTGTAGTGTAATGCAAATGTGAAttgttcagtaaaattaattaaatatattacctactcaaaaGCCTGTGCGAATGGATTGATGTCCCGTAACAGCCCGTCTAAGTCTTCGAGTACACTTGGCAATAGACGGTGTGCGGCAGGCAGTAATTGCTGCTGGTCCCTACGAATCCGGTTTGCCTCGCCGGATTCGACGAAATACAGCTGGCAGAATCTGCGTTGGATAGGATCGTTCCCGATCAAGTCATTACTTATTGTCCAATATCCCTGCCCATGAACAGTGAACACATTCGGTCCCCGACCTGGCAAGCGCCGTGTGTTTGAGGTCGGTGGAGAAAGCAGCAAATGCCAAAGTGTTGTTATACCGGCGGATGTTATTTCGGTAGTGTCTACCTTCTACCGAATCTTCAACCAACAACCTCTGTAGTAAATGCAGTGCAGGTGTCAACACACGCGGTCCTGAAACGGCCATCAGACCGTTATTGCAGCATGTAGAAAAATGATTCGGGCTTGTTTCCTCGCACTTAAAGTGGCGGGCCCTACAATACTCCTGTCCACATTTCCGTCGGCGACAAAATGCATTCTCACTCTCCTTGGAAGCAACTGAGGATCTCTGCCGGGAGCGTTTTCTCCAGCCCACACTTCTCGCATTGTTCTGTAACAAAGTAACACggttttctgatttattttacaaaattgaaatcgattaatccttgtgtaggtacatgtttGTAGCGCATACATTGGTGTATTGTTGATGTTCTCAGAAGTGTCAACAACAGAGTCTTATTTAATTGATGCTCACACATAATGTCAACAAAAGTAATGTGgtggtgtaaaaaaatgaaaaagagtagcataatgcaaaatgtattacaatgtagaatacaaagtgttttgtttaaatacactgagttgaagtgtatttaagtacataagaaACACAAACAAAAGTAATCCGTAGAATTCATTACTCTAACTCTAGGCACGTGTGTTAGTGTTCAATTGAAATGAAAtgagaaatattgaattagaaGTTGAGTTTTGTACATAGGAGTAGTGTACGCacaaaatgcacaaaaaaataaataatgtatagaaattattagctgtgagcataggtattataaatgaaatagaaaaaaaccaatatctaaTCAGAGACAGCAGTAACGaaattgaaataagttatacattatgtaaagtgTAGTGTCTATGGTAAGTATGTAGTATAAAGTAAGTGTAACATGAGCgagtaagttaattgtaagttagtgattagtaaaaaatgagttgtgacaatgcaaatagtgtacctagtgtataacaccaacgttttgtcatacattgaagcgt
This genomic window from Metopolophium dirhodum isolate CAU chromosome 1, ASM1992520v1, whole genome shotgun sequence contains:
- the LOC132935292 gene encoding uncharacterized protein LOC132935292; this translates as MRAYNLDAAHYFTAPGLSFDAMLKFTGQKLQLLDDYDMLLMFENGIRGGLVQASKRYAKANNAKTPGYDETKEKSWIVYQDCNNLYGWAMSQYMPYGGFNWIEPTLNGLDDLNDTSPIGRVYEVDVTYPQKLHDKHNDLPFLPQNSVPRGSKVRKLMATFEKKENYIIHYRNLQQAIKNGLIVEKVHRVIQFSQSDWLAKYIKLNTEMRKKAKNDFEKDFFKLMNNAVFGKTMQSKRKEMKMELVSCERRLQKLINKCTFKHCTNYNENLNAVALENTIIRFDKPIYIGFAVLDISKTMMYDYHYNVMKKHYGPRLTLMYTDTDSLVYHIQTDDFYKDLAANSSLLDRMDTGNLPSDHPCYVIERKKSPGYFSDEVDGDIITEFCGLRAKSYAFNVYAGPEERVGGEKIKAKGIRGHVVKNHMTLEDHRKCLFEEDGLELYTENVSIRSFNHQLMTIKTKKLTYNSYDDKRVVLEDKIHTLAHGHYSIEEDEPEDEWPELVAL
- the LOC132947544 gene encoding uncharacterized protein LOC132947544, with product MREVWAGENAPGRDPQLLPRRVRMHFVADGNVDRSLYREYLVLEDDIVNICGNSVDQNDVLFTRVFFIFKDSYTVTVNGKRVSTANTASAANVKRVRLNLVKAPGFVEILSSANRKIVWYYAKNIGNTTIYSDFIRPLMPELVILLKTSVQKHTIKFNLKLEATYNRPNVPNSSENRAFKTVATEIYPDSDIRTIVERAYMKLVQEKDDYIGRGSGFTLESIDGLLLAVYKYTPMGGSSYIQLPEYIDRKRGTINPQNTDQECFKWAILARLVAENLSDRYKYCVGENYKKHEKNYNFNGISFPTPLSDITKFEKNNNNVSINVYGLDKKFQAPRKYPTYEVYPLRVVDEEKKDHFDLLLVTDGENNSHYVYISNFSRLIRAQKTRHNGGVVFCKRCFTSFDDRRHKYKLSGQEALDQHKLICGAHKPILPEMPKEGDCVEFRAWKNTVRHPFVIYADFEAILTKAEEKKGGNTTIIQNHEPMSYTFFVKASDDVPAELLVQHEIPAGPVKHRGSENRTDVARHFVETIVDVARKIEGLMKTNIPITMTEDEEKTHKECNACNLCKCILAGGGKVRDHDHLTGKFRQTLCSRCNLELQQPKFVPVFFHNLSNYDSHFIITELGYDTQAINVIPNSEEKFISFSKYISSTFTVRFIDTFRFMASSLSSPAENLVTPEHENFRETAKHFVAGDMPLVTRKGVYPYEYTDSWERLEETRLPRKREFYSTLTETGIKEEDFEHAKPVSQNRCIAVG